TGAAAATGCCCAGTGTTAACCCTATTAGGAATGCTTGGTCGCCTCCAGGCAAGTCTTTGGCATGGATGCTAAATACAGGCAAAAGCAGAAAAAGGCCTAGCATTCGGAGGCCAAAGATGCCTGCCAAGGCTAAAGCGGAGCGAAGTTCAGAAGGATTCATGGGAAAGAGCTATATTAACAAGTTACGCTAAAAAATCATGAATAACGAAATCAAGATCCGCGGTGCCCGCACCCATAACCTCAAAAACATCAATCTAGATATCCCTAGAGAGAAATTAGTCGTTTTGACTGGCCTATCTGGCTCAGGAAAAAGCTCATTGGCTTTTGACACCCTGTATGCCGAAGGTCAGCGTCGCTATGTAGAGTCCTTATCTGCTTATGCCCGTCAATTCTTGCAGCTGATGGAGAAGCCTGATGTCGATACGATTGAAGGCCTATCACCGGCAATCTCGATTGAGCAAAAAGCGACCAGCCATAATCCCCGCTCGACTGTGGGTACGGTTACAGAAATTCATGATTACCTACGCTTGCTGTTTGCACGCGCTGGAACCCCGCATTGCCCAGACCACGATCTGCCATTAGAAGCGCAAAGCGTTTCTCAAATGGTTGATACCGTATTAGCTATGCCTGAAGACACTAAGCTTATGATCTTGGCTCCCGTGGTGAGTGAGCGTAAGGGTGAGTTCGTAGACTTATTTCAAGATCTCCAAGCACAAGGCTTTGTTCGCTTTCGTGTGCGCTCAGGTGGTGGCACAACTAATACTGCTAAAGCAGAGATCTTTGAAGTGGATCAATTGCCAGCATTAAAGAAGAACGATAAGCATTCAATTGAAGTGGTCGTAGATCGTATTAAAGTGCGTCCTGATATTCAGCAGCGTGTAGCAGAATCTTTTGAAACTGCTCTCCGACTTGCTGATGGCAAAGCCATGATTGTCGACATGGATACCGGCAAGGAAATGATTTTCTCCAGCAAGTTTGCCTGCCCAATTTGCTCCTATTCATTGCAAGAACTTGAGCCACGACTCTTTTCTTTTAATAATCCGATGGGCGCATGTCCTTCTTGTGATGGTCTAGGCCATCAATCCTTCTTTGATCCTAAGCGCATTGTTGCCCACCCAGACTTATCGCTGGCCTCTGGTGCAATTAAAGGTTGGGATCGTCGTAATCAGTTTTATTTCAAGCTCTTACAAACACTGGCCAAGCATGGCGGGTTTGATGTCGAGAAACCTTTTGAGACTCTCAATAAGAAACAGCAAGATCTGATTTTATTAGGCTCGGGTGATGTCACCATTCCTTTTGAATACATCAATGAGCGCGGCAAAAATAGTACTCGTGAGCATGCTTTTGAGGGCATTGTTGCTAATTTTGAGCGTCGCTATCGTGAGACCGACTCGGCAACCGTTCGAGAAGAATTATCACGCTATCAAAATGTACAGACCTGCCCTTCATGTAGTGGCAGTCGCTTGCGCAAAGAAGCGCGTTTTGTCAAAGTCGGTGATGGTAAGCAGTCACGCGCGATTTATCAAATCAGCGCCCTTCCTTTAAAGGAAGCTAAAGAATATTTTGAAGCACTCGAACTCAAAGGCGCTAAACGAGAAATCGCTGACAAGATTGTGAAAGAAATTGGTTCACGTCTACGATTCCTAAACGATGTCGGCTTAGACTACTTATCACTAGAGCGTAGCGCAGACACACTCTCTGGTGGTGAAGCGCAGCGCATCCGCTTGGCATCACAGATTGGCTCTGGTCTCACAGGAGTCATGTACGTATTGGATGAACCTTCTATTGGTTTGCATCAACGTGATAACGATCGTCTTATCGGCACCTTGAAGCATTTACGCGACCTCGGCAATAGCGTGCTGGTAGTTGAACATGATGAAGATATGATTCGCGCCTCTGACTACGTCATTGATATTGGTCCTGGTGCGGGCGTACATGGTGGCGAAGTCGTAGCCGAAGGGACTCCTGCAGAAGTAGAGGCCAATCCTAAATCTCTCACAGGCGCCTACTTATCTGGTCGGGAGTGGATCGCCGTTCCTGAAAAACGTATCCCAGTAAATGACAAGTTCTTAGAAATCATCGGTGCACGTGGCAACAACTTGCAATCCGTTCACGCCAAGATTCCTGTCGGCTTATTAACCTGCGTCACTGGCGTATCTGGCTCAGGTAAATCCACCCTCATCAACGACACCTTGCACCATGCAGTTGCACATCATATCTACGGCTCCAATGCAGAGCCAGCAGCGCATGATGCGATAAAAGGCTTGGAGCACTTTGACAAGGTCATCAGCGTAGATCAATCCCCGATTGGTAGAACCCCACGCTCAAACCCAGCCACTTACACTGGATTATTCACGCCTATCAGAGAACTCTTTTGTGGCGTACCCGCTGCACGCGAACGCGGCTATGAAGCAGGACGTTTTTCTTTCAACGTCAAGGGTGGTCGTTGTGATGCCTGCGAAGGTGATGGCGTTATTAAAGTAGAAATGCATTTCTTACCGGACGTATATGTTCCTTGCGATGTCTGTCACGGTAAACGCTACAACCGTGAAACTTTAGACATTCGTTACAAAGGCAAGAATATCCATGAAGTGCTGTCGATGACCATCGAACAAGCCCATGAATTCTTTGAAGCTGTTCCAATCGTCAAACGAAAACTCAAAACCTTACTCGATGTGGGTTTAGGTTATGTGAAATTAGGTCAAAGCGCCACAACTTTGTCTGGTGGCGAGGCGCAACGCGTCAAACTTTCTTTAGAGCTTTCTAAACGCGATACCGGTAGAACGCTCTACATCTTGGATGAGCCAACTACAGGCTTGCATTTCCATGACATTCAGTTATTACTGACTGTTCTTCAGACCCTCAAGAAACAAGGCAACACGATCGTCATCATTGAACACAACTTAGATGTGATCAAAACTGCTGATTGGATTATTGACTTAGGACCTAAAGGTGGTGCAGGTGGTGGGCAGATTATTGCTACTGGAACGCCCGAGGAAGTGGCGAAGAATGCGGCTAGCTTTACTGGGCATTACTTAGCGCCGCTATTGATTCGCAAACAACCCGTTGCAGCTAAAAAGAAAAAGTAATTTCATCGGAGTGCATTTGTCATCAGAGCAATTTGGATTCGGCTAAATCAGTCGCTTCTGAATTGCCTGAAAGCACCAAGATGTCGTTGGCTTGTAAACGCAAG
This genomic stretch from Polynucleobacter corsicus harbors:
- the uvrA gene encoding excinuclease ABC subunit UvrA, coding for MNNEIKIRGARTHNLKNINLDIPREKLVVLTGLSGSGKSSLAFDTLYAEGQRRYVESLSAYARQFLQLMEKPDVDTIEGLSPAISIEQKATSHNPRSTVGTVTEIHDYLRLLFARAGTPHCPDHDLPLEAQSVSQMVDTVLAMPEDTKLMILAPVVSERKGEFVDLFQDLQAQGFVRFRVRSGGGTTNTAKAEIFEVDQLPALKKNDKHSIEVVVDRIKVRPDIQQRVAESFETALRLADGKAMIVDMDTGKEMIFSSKFACPICSYSLQELEPRLFSFNNPMGACPSCDGLGHQSFFDPKRIVAHPDLSLASGAIKGWDRRNQFYFKLLQTLAKHGGFDVEKPFETLNKKQQDLILLGSGDVTIPFEYINERGKNSTREHAFEGIVANFERRYRETDSATVREELSRYQNVQTCPSCSGSRLRKEARFVKVGDGKQSRAIYQISALPLKEAKEYFEALELKGAKREIADKIVKEIGSRLRFLNDVGLDYLSLERSADTLSGGEAQRIRLASQIGSGLTGVMYVLDEPSIGLHQRDNDRLIGTLKHLRDLGNSVLVVEHDEDMIRASDYVIDIGPGAGVHGGEVVAEGTPAEVEANPKSLTGAYLSGREWIAVPEKRIPVNDKFLEIIGARGNNLQSVHAKIPVGLLTCVTGVSGSGKSTLINDTLHHAVAHHIYGSNAEPAAHDAIKGLEHFDKVISVDQSPIGRTPRSNPATYTGLFTPIRELFCGVPAARERGYEAGRFSFNVKGGRCDACEGDGVIKVEMHFLPDVYVPCDVCHGKRYNRETLDIRYKGKNIHEVLSMTIEQAHEFFEAVPIVKRKLKTLLDVGLGYVKLGQSATTLSGGEAQRVKLSLELSKRDTGRTLYILDEPTTGLHFHDIQLLLTVLQTLKKQGNTIVIIEHNLDVIKTADWIIDLGPKGGAGGGQIIATGTPEEVAKNAASFTGHYLAPLLIRKQPVAAKKKK